A stretch of DNA from Carya illinoinensis cultivar Pawnee chromosome 12, C.illinoinensisPawnee_v1, whole genome shotgun sequence:
TGAACCGGTACCAACCACAGTAGTGGTAGGGGCTGCTGAAGATTGGCTGAACATTTTCTGCAATAATTCTAGTTGCTCCTTGCTGAAGAGACTGGGCTCGGGTGGTGTCGGTTTTTCATCTACCGAGACGAAATTCCCCGTCCTTCTCTTTCGTTGGCAAAGCGGGAAGGTTTCCAATCTGCAGGTTTACCGTGGATTTTCCAGCAGGTGTCCTTGGTGTGACCAAGACGTCGACAATGGTCACACCACGGTCTCCCTTTCTTCGGTCTACTGTCACTGCTGTTGTATGGATTTCCTCAAACTGCAAGGGCTGAACTCTCCAGGTTTGTTGCAGAATCTTGAGGGCCCATCATTATCTTCTTTCGACTCTCCTCTCGGCAAACTTCTGAAAACGCTTCTTGGATGTTTGGCAATGGTTTGGATCCTAGGATTCTTCCTCGTACTTCAtcaagatttttatttaatccaATCAGAAATTTGtatattctttcttttcaaCAATTTGTTTATACCTGATTCCATCTTCGGGACAGCTCCAATAGTGCTCCTCGAATAAGTCCAGCTGTTGCCAGTAGTGGTTGAGGGTTTTGAGGTATTGGGTCACAGTCAAATCTTATTGGCGTAAGTCATGGAGAACACTTTCCACCTCTAATAATTCAGATGTATTCTCATTGTTAGAATACATTTCCTTGGTAGCTTCCCAAATCTCCTTCGCTGTTCTGtagagaagaaaattttctCCTATGTCATTTGTCATGGAATTAATGAGCCATGATATGACCATGTTATTTTCCGATTTCCATGTTTTGAACTTCGCATCATCCTTGCTTGGTTGGGCTGCAACTCCTGAGAGATAATCATCCTTTCCCTTTCCGCATATAAACATCATCACGGAATGGGACCATTGGAGATAGTTATTCCAAGTTTGTGTCCTGTAATGGGCATGAGGCTGCTATCTGAACTGCTGCTGTTGCCTGAAACCATGGCTCCTGATTGGTGGTGATGTCGGAGACTGAAGAGGTGGAGTCACATCTCCCAGTGGCCATACCGTATTTGGTCATATGGGAAAATTAGGGTTCAGAggatgctctgataccatgttgacttgtggaaaaagaaaactgaatATTCCCCTAACTCATGAAAAAGATTACATTCCCTTTAAATAGATGATAATTCTCATCTAATTACTAGGGATATTTACAACctactgaaaataaaatatcttatttaaaatggaAAGCAGTAAAATAGAAAAGTACTATCTACAAAATTGGGTAACATGCTACCCAAATCCCCTAAAATCGTGGAACCAAAAATAGCTAACAAATCTAGCTGTAAATCTCCTAAAGATCAGCCTCTAATAAAGGCTGACAGATATCTAATAATTCTACAATGACCCTCTTAGTAATTTATTTACTGTGAGAAGCACAAGCTACATCAGTTCAAAAATTCTTCCTACATTTAGCTAGGTTGGATTGCACCTTTTGTTCCGAAAATATAGGCTAACTTCTGCAATATATCCTCCTGTCTATCAGATTCATGATGCGGTTCCAAAATTGATGACACCACTCTATTAGTGTGATGAGCAGCATCATTTATTTCTGTTAAAATATCATTATCAATTTGGATAGAATAACTGCAGGACTTAAATGGTTGTAATTGCATTACTGTCAATGAAATAAATACCAGAGttatttacttaaaaaattgaaaaattcatATTGCATCCTCAAACCATCTCCTCTTAGAATGCGCTATTAAATCAAGTATAGACATAGTAGTATTTTTTAAGTACATTGTTATCTTCTATAGGTAATATATCGCATAAAGCTTCCTGGTCCACCTCATATTGGAGAAGGGAAGCctgaaaatcaaaatcattCTATAATCTTCACCCGTGGTGAAGCTCTCCAAGCAATTGATATGAACCAGGTAGGATTATTTTCAAGTACTTGAAAATATTAATCATTTATGTGGTTCTTATCGTGTCTGGTTTCTCAGGATAATTATTTGGAAGAAGCACTCAAAATTAGAAATCTTCTGCAAGAATTTCATCAGCATCAAGGCTGTGGGCCTCCTACAATTATTGGTTTAAGAGAGCACATATTCACGGAAAGGTTAGATTCTCTGGGCTCATATGTTACACATACCATGTCACTGTCAGTAGTCAATACCATATGATGGGAATCTGAGCAGGGACCATTGTGTCAGATTAGTTTCTCCAATAAGTGTATGACGCGATATGTTTTGGTGGTTGTAAGGATATGCAAACCATGATTAATCTGTCTTGATATGCATATCATTCATATACATGCTTCTAAACAAATTCTATAACACCCATTTATCTCGTGATAAATTGACTTATATATTTCAATGTGCAAATTTCATTCTTTCTATGGTTTAAGCTTCATGACCATTTGATGCAGAGTCCATGGATGTTTAGACACAGAATATATAAAGTAATTCCCAatcaataaaatctatcattttTCACCAATATTATATCAGGATAATGTTTTCCACTTCCAGTAAATTCAGTctacttttccttttcttcttctcatcaatgttttttctctctttttcaaagcattgCTTCATCATTAAGCAAAATTTGTTTGTCACAAACCATGTCTGTGTTTTAGGCATTAAAACCACCTTGCTATTTTGAACACCACTGATGCAGGACTTAGATGCTGACACTAGCACATATATGAACACCTAAGTCACTGTCAATAGGCTTTCCAATGAATCactttgtagttagtttttagGCCTGGGAAATTATGGTCTAGACTTCTTACCTGTTAAACCTTGCATAATTCGGTTGAGTTAGTTATCCAATGGGTTGGGATGGAAAACATGAATTTCATTTGAAGTTTTTATTACGGACTTGTTTCTTCATAACCCATGCTGAAGAACTGTTTATGAATAAACTTCTATGTGCATAAGATGCAATTTTCTCaagtttaatttcatttttgaaCTTTTGTGCAAGATGGAAAATTTACGGGCATcaaattataatgaaaatatcACCATCCCaatatatgctatttcaaatCATATACATGAAATATCATAACAGATATCAACTATTTTTGAAATATAGGCTGAGTCTGCGTTTTCTCCTCATCTGCAGTGTTTCTACTCTAGCATGGTTCATGTCCTATCAAGAGACCAGCTTTGTCACCATTGGTCAACGGCTTCTTGCAAATCCTCTCAGGTAAGGGATGcattgcatgtgtgcatgtcTCATGGTTGGGTGGGATATTTGCCTGGTATCTAAACTAAGCCCAGACACAAATTTAAGGTTCACAAACTTAGTTGACTTGGGGATATTATCTTTTTGCCATAACTTTTACTGGTTATGCATTGATTATTATTCAGTAGTATTGTCATCTCAAGTTGTTTGATTGAATTTTGTAACTGGACTGATTTTTCTATGTCCTGCTTACTCTCATTTCTATGATTTTGTTCTAATATCAGGGTGCGATTCCACTATGGGCATCCAGATGTATTTGACAAGGTATTTCACATCACAAGAGGTGGCATAAGTAAAGCATCCAAAACAATTAACTTAAGTGAAGATGTCTTTGCCGGTAAGAATTACTTATCATACAAGGAATGCAATAGTTGATGTTAAGTCACAACCACATGAATTTGATAACGTGTAGGATTTAATTCTACTTTACGTCGGGGATGTATTACATACCATGAGTACATGCAAGTTGGCAAAGGTCGTGATGTAGGCCTAAATCAGATCTCAAAGTTTGAAGCAAAGGTTGCCAATGGAAACAGTGAACAAACTTTATCTCGTGATGTTTACCGCCTTGGACGTCAATTTGATTTCTTCCGGATGCTATCTTGTTATTTTACAACCATTGGGTTTTACTTCAGTAGCCTGGTAAACGCTCTCATTCCTCCAAAATCAGTTCTTTTTCCCATTAAAGTTCTTATTATGCAGAACTTCCCCCCCTCAAAAGTGACGTACACTGACACAATCTTGAATTTGAAATAATCTATAAAATACAAGGAAAATAGACCtgacaaaaaattgaaaatctaTCATTATGTAATAGGAGACCCCCTATAATCTTAACTAACTGAATGACCAACGTCTGTGATGTTAGTTGCCTTTTGGTTTTATGCAAATATGGAGACGTACTGTGTTACTGGAAATTGATCCCTTGCAGTATTCAGGTTGTGCATTTCTGTTAGTTAATATTTAACCTTTTCTTTCAATTCTATGTGAGAAATTGAACATGGCTTTTGAGAAGTCAGTACAACATTCTTATGTGATGCttttttttatcaactgttTTTGTGTAATATTTTGTGGTTAACTTGTTATTTGCTTTACAAATCCACAGATATCAGTAATTGGGATTTATGTGTTCCTCTACGGCCAGCTCTACCTTGTTCTTAGTGGACTGGAGAGAGCCTTTCTTCTTGAGGCTAGAGTGCGGAACCTACAATCCTTAGAAACAGCTCTTGCCTCCCAATCATTTATACAGCTTGGCCTCCTAACAGGCTTACCAATGGTGATGGAGATTGGACTTGAGAAAGGGTTTCTCACAGCCCTTAAAGATTTTGTCCTCATGCAATTGCAACTGGCTTCTGTTTTCTTTACTTTCTCCCTTGGAACAAAAACTCACCATTATGGCCGAACAATTCTGCATGGGGGGGCTAAGTACAGACCCACTGGGCGTAAGGTCGTGGTGTTTCATGCCAGCTTCACTGAAAACTACAGATTGTATTCAAGAAGCCACTTTGTGAAAGGATTTGAACTATTGCTCTTGTTGATTGTCTATGATTTGTTTAGGAGGTCATACCAGAGCAGCATGGCTTATATGTTAATCACTTATGCCATTTGGTTCATGTCAATCACTTGGTTGTTTGCACCATTTCTTTTTAATCCCTCTGGTTTCAGCTGGGGCAAGATAGTAGATGACTGGAAAGATTGGAACAAGTGGATCAGGCAGCAGGGTGGCATAGGAGTTCAACAGGATAAAAGTTGGCAATCATGGTGGGATGATGAGCAAGCTCATCTTCGTCAGTCAGGGTTGAGTTCTAGGTTGATTGAAATACTTCTCTCTCTTAGGTTTTTCATTTATCAGTACGGTCTGGTATATCGCCTTGACATCTCCCAACAGAGCAAAAACTTtctggtttatgtgctttcctGGGTTGTGATTCTTGCAGTTTTCTTATTAGTCAAGGTATGTTCTTCCTATAACATTCAACTGGAGGGTTTTTTCCCTGTATGCTTTATTTAATCTACTTGCATAATATGCAAATATTTACATGAAATATGACAAGTTTATATGCTCAAATACAGTTAAATTATTTGGttggaatattttttttgaccTGAGAGATACTGCAGCGATTCAGACACAGACTTGTCTTCACATGCAATTGTCAGTTTAAATCTTAGTCAACTCAGTTCACTGCATAGAATAGGTCCTTCCTAGATACCTGATTCTTGGTACTTTCTTTTGTATTCAAAGATACTCTATCTAGTTAAGGCGTGAATGATGATAGCATCATTCTACAGACCTAATTTCAAACACTTAACTGTCTAAACCAACTTACACTAAGTGAATCCTtgtatattttctatttctcCAGCACACCAAGAGGAAGGAATCTAAGAATTAAAGAAGAACCATCAGCAAAGGAAAAAGGATTCATTACATATTGACCTAGGAAAATGCTGTTACTATCCagtcattttattataaaatgattCTTGGCAACTTTTGGTTGACTACAACAATTTTGCAACACAAGGTTTTAGGTTTACTTGTTTGCTTATACTAGTTGCTACAGCAGTGCATGATTTGCTCAAGTAACATAATCAGAACATATTTTGCAGGCAGTTAATCTCGGTAGGCAACTGTTCAGTGCTAATTATCATCTCTGGTTTAGACTATTCAAAACATTCCTCTTCCTGGGCGTTCTAGCCATTATGATCACTCTTTCCGTTGTGTGTGAGCTATCCTTGATGGACTTGATTGTGTGTTGTCTCGCATTTTTGCCAACCGGATGGGGTCTGATattggtaatttttttattttttttattattattttgtaagcTTGGCATTGATAGCTTTAGCTAAAGGAAACTTTGGCATAGGACATTAGTTCTTGGTTCCCTTGCAACTAATACTTCTTGTTTGTTCAGATTGCACAAGCTGTGAGGCCTGCAATTCGGATTAGTGGATTGTGGTACTTCATCCGGGTACTTGCTAGAGCTTATGATTATGGAATGGGTGTTGTTCTTTTCGCTCCCATAGCTGTTTTGGCATGGCTCCCAATTATATCTGCCTTCCAGACTCGTTTCCTCTTCAATGAGGCATTCAATAGGCACTTGCAAATCCAACCAATTCTTGCaggaaaaaagaagcaaaaataatttcccttttttttttttttttttttgcccccaAACGATGATTTGTATCGTATATATGTAACTATGATAAGTCTATGTACATGTATGAAAGTCAAGTAGATCATAGAAAATACTGCATATATGATGCTGTAATCATTCATGCCAGCTTTGCAGTTGACATTATAGAAACACAAGTTTGATTCTTGTCATAGAACTTGAATTGTATGTGATgatcaaataaagaaaataaatgctagATGCTCATATTATTTCCACTACAATATTTAAGATGTTGGACTTAGCCATTTTTACCTTTTTCTGGATCTTGCTTAGTTTTCCATAAAGCAATGGAATTTGAAATTTGACTGGTTTTTGCACCGTTTGGATACTTAGAATATTTTAGTATATATCTAATTTATAGTTAAATTGTttaagttaaaatgttttattgaattttagaaaatgagaaaaaaaaaattaaataaaaatattataaatgaaaaaaaaaattgtttgaatataatttttttaatatatatattttttaaatttgagaaagttttgttgtcttttatgttttatttgggagtttaaaaaagttatactagtaaaaaattttatacactacAGTATCATCTCGCTTTTATCTCACTATataagatgtgatatatttattattattagataatttttattatttaataataataaatataatattttttataataagatgaaaatgagaagagagtacgtacaaaaataaaatttttgttaaaatatcTCGGACAAATGCAAATAGAGAGTTGAAATAACACGTGTCTGGAATTGAAACTCGTGTCTCGATGTGTCTCTGTTTAACAACCCATGCAAGCACAACGAGGAAGAAATACGACAGAACCGAAGTGAAGAATGATTCCTCGTTCTTTGTTTTCGGTCAATACTACGAAGGCCCGCCATGCAATCTTTGCGTCTCTCCTTACAAGCCCAACAATCATCATCCGAACCCCATCATCTTCcacaattcttcttcttccttcttcttcgtTCTCTTCAATCTCTTCCTGTCCGGTTCCACCCCAAGATACCCACACTCTCAATAGACTCAACCAGAAGGACTGGTTGGCGACAAACGAGGTTTTGAAATTCATCGAAGCCCTCGAAGACCCCAGCTCCGTGATCGCTTTCTTGGACCGCTACGCAAAGCGAAAGGACTACAAGCCCAGTGAAGCTCTTTACACTTTGGTCGTCGACAAACTAGCTCAGGCGAAAATGTTTGATGCCATTGAAGATGTCATGCACAGAATTAAAGCCCCAAAGCATCGTTGCCGTTTATCCGATGACTTCTTCTACAATGTTATTAGGGTTTATGGCAATGTAGCCGGTCGCGTAAGCAAAGCGATCGATACCCTTTTCGATATGCCCAACTACAATTGCTGGCCTGCAGTGAGAACCTTTAATTTTGCCCTGAACTTGCTTGTTTCCGCTAAACGTTTCGATCTTGTCCATGGGGTGTACATGAGTGCTCCTAAGTTGGGCGTCGAGATTGATGCTTGTTGTCTTAATATACTCATTAAGGGGTTGTGCGAGTATGGTAAATTGGAGGACGCGTTTCACGTGCTCGATGAATTTCCAAAGCAAAGGTGTGAGCCGAACGTGAGGACATTCTCAACTCTAATGCACGCGTTGTGTGACCGTGGGAAGATAGAGGAAGCATTTGGGTTACTTGAGAGGATGGAAAAGGAGGGGATTTTTCCAGACACGATCACATTCAATATTCTGATTTCAGGGCTCAGGAAAGAAAGGAGAGTTGAAGAGGGGATGGAGCTTCTGGAGAGAATGAAGCACAAGGGTTGTTACCCGAATTCTGGGTCTTATCAAGAGGTTTTGTATGGTTTACTAGATAGCAACAAGTTTGTCGATGCAAAGGAGTTCATGCATCGGATGATCTCAGAGGGTTTAGATCCAAGTTTTGAGTCTTACAAGTTAATAATTCGTGGGTTATCCAAGAAAAACCTTTTGGAGGATGTGGATTGGGCCTTGAAGCAGATGGTGCTCCAAGGTTTTGTACCAAAGATGGGGATGTGGAAGCGGATTCTCCGGAGCATGTTTCCAAGAAAGAGCAGATATGGCAGCATTTCTTGTGAAGAAATTTTAGAGAATTAGCTAAGATGAAGCTGGGAAGATGATCTGTGGGGGAGAAGACAGAAAGGAAAGATGTGCTCGTAGTGCTTTTCCGCGCACGAATGGTACCGAAATACCTTACAGATGAGAAGAAGGTGAAGATCCAGTTTGGCTAGTGATAGTTTGTCAGAATATTGAACCAGGTTGAGCATtaccctctctctttctcaatcTCCTCCTCAGTTCGAAGAGGAATGTTCCAAATTTTTACCCTTTGACGTGTCTCTAATCCAATTAAAATCATTAGACTTGCGAGTCTTattgtaatttgaaaaaatctaattgcaagtataattgtgcactaatatgttcACTAATCTAttttgattggttaaaaagtaaattttattaaaaacaatgctaatttaa
This window harbors:
- the LOC122288912 gene encoding pentatricopeptide repeat-containing protein At3g14580, mitochondrial, with protein sequence MIPRSLFSVNTTKARHAIFASLLTSPTIIIRTPSSSTILLLPSSSFSSISSCPVPPQDTHTLNRLNQKDWLATNEVLKFIEALEDPSSVIAFLDRYAKRKDYKPSEALYTLVVDKLAQAKMFDAIEDVMHRIKAPKHRCRLSDDFFYNVIRVYGNVAGRVSKAIDTLFDMPNYNCWPAVRTFNFALNLLVSAKRFDLVHGVYMSAPKLGVEIDACCLNILIKGLCEYGKLEDAFHVLDEFPKQRCEPNVRTFSTLMHALCDRGKIEEAFGLLERMEKEGIFPDTITFNILISGLRKERRVEEGMELLERMKHKGCYPNSGSYQEVLYGLLDSNKFVDAKEFMHRMISEGLDPSFESYKLIIRGLSKKNLLEDVDWALKQMVLQGFVPKMGMWKRILRSMFPRKSRYGSISCEEILEN